Proteins from a single region of Chloroherpeton thalassium ATCC 35110:
- a CDS encoding capsule assembly Wzi family protein codes for MKRLALLKTFLLSAIFFASSIFAPKAFAGGETFPAGHWAYDIIEQLVVRGHLKTLYDAAKPYERLDVARALLDSDKSEITDRQTLWLFIKLEYELDNELNWLRDEVFPTSAMRVGVRLSEIARKEDGVSFSPKFRGRGRLALFFGEDFVIYNSSVVQQNNAYDIVARTRTYGKSTAYTEQAYAAYHGKTFRLKFGRDYINWGYGRNSLAVSNTAGSFDQLMFQINTQTIRFTYFTAMLDRWWDASADTMEIASMADHIDRYYTAERLDFNLFNSNLRFGFWQGVVYGGKNQSIDFRFANPLLLYHGEQYNDEEEINPLGGVDLSVYPYEGVNFYASFLVDDWQFDEEDVNDLEPNNWGGLFGVRAANVLRKFDLYGTDAFFEFTKVTNRTYNQRDAFEYQKLVFGDNPIAHPLGTDFESFECGVSHWLYKDLQLSLNLKMVAKGEGNLDEFDTPWLEDGVTLETGYEEDSPTGIIERTNTLTLGVFYQPGSSVNGELKLARVWVDNVDHVEGKTDTDFRIFMRVMVELQPVFSLF; via the coding sequence TTGAAGCGACTTGCGTTACTGAAAACCTTTTTGCTGAGCGCAATATTTTTTGCGTCGTCCATTTTTGCTCCAAAAGCCTTTGCCGGCGGAGAAACGTTTCCGGCTGGGCATTGGGCGTATGATATTATAGAGCAGCTGGTTGTGCGAGGTCATTTGAAAACCCTCTACGATGCCGCTAAACCGTATGAGCGGCTCGATGTGGCCAGAGCCCTGCTCGATTCGGATAAATCCGAAATTACCGATCGGCAAACGCTGTGGCTGTTTATCAAGCTGGAATATGAATTGGATAACGAGCTTAATTGGCTGCGCGATGAAGTGTTTCCAACCAGCGCAATGCGCGTAGGCGTGCGGCTCTCGGAAATTGCGCGCAAAGAGGATGGCGTGAGTTTTAGCCCAAAATTTCGCGGACGCGGGCGCTTGGCGCTTTTCTTTGGAGAAGATTTTGTGATTTATAATTCTTCGGTTGTCCAGCAAAACAATGCCTACGATATCGTTGCCAGAACAAGAACGTATGGCAAATCCACAGCCTACACCGAGCAAGCCTATGCGGCATATCATGGAAAAACGTTTCGCTTAAAATTTGGCCGCGATTATATCAATTGGGGTTACGGACGAAACAGCTTGGCGGTTAGCAACACCGCTGGCAGCTTTGATCAGTTGATGTTTCAAATCAATACGCAGACCATTCGCTTTACCTATTTCACGGCGATGTTGGATAGATGGTGGGACGCCAGCGCCGATACGATGGAAATTGCATCGATGGCCGATCACATCGATAGATATTACACGGCTGAGCGATTAGATTTTAACCTGTTCAATAGCAATCTTCGGTTTGGCTTTTGGCAAGGCGTTGTTTATGGCGGAAAAAATCAGTCGATCGACTTCCGGTTTGCCAATCCGCTTTTGTTGTATCATGGCGAGCAGTACAACGATGAAGAAGAAATCAATCCGCTTGGCGGCGTAGATTTGAGCGTTTATCCTTATGAGGGCGTGAATTTCTATGCAAGTTTTCTCGTCGATGATTGGCAGTTTGATGAGGAAGATGTCAATGATTTAGAACCGAACAATTGGGGCGGACTTTTCGGCGTTAGAGCAGCCAATGTGCTTCGCAAGTTTGACCTTTACGGCACGGATGCTTTTTTTGAATTTACCAAAGTGACCAACCGCACATACAATCAGCGCGATGCGTTTGAATATCAAAAATTGGTGTTTGGTGACAATCCAATTGCGCATCCATTGGGCACGGATTTTGAATCGTTTGAGTGTGGGGTTTCTCATTGGCTTTATAAAGACTTGCAGCTCTCTCTGAATTTGAAGATGGTTGCCAAAGGTGAAGGAAATCTTGACGAATTTGATACGCCGTGGCTCGAAGATGGCGTGACGCTCGAAACCGGCTATGAGGAAGATTCTCCGACGGGAATTATCGAACGGACAAACACCTTAACGCTGGGGGTTTTTTACCAACCTGGAAGTTCTGTAAATGGTGAGCTCAAATTAGCACGCGTTTGGGTTGACAATGTGGATCATGTTGAAGGAAAGACGGACACGGATTTTCGCATTTTCATGCGCGTGATGGTGGAGTTGCAGCCAGTTTTCTCCCTGTTTTAA
- a CDS encoding MjaI family restriction endonuclease, giving the protein MSRPNKVGAVMALIRECQPKSMEEWESWYFQHAHTSAKTPSKVTKESLDELGEWLYIKIKEIVIPEWTEAFSQLTLQDCIDYIHNLTINRTYDGFLREKSVVEDSLAKRFPNVKFEESDPELDHAGDIDYQRDQKIG; this is encoded by the coding sequence TTGTCGCGACCGAATAAAGTTGGTGCTGTGATGGCTCTGATTCGCGAATGCCAGCCAAAGTCGATGGAGGAATGGGAAAGTTGGTATTTTCAACATGCCCACACAAGTGCCAAAACACCAAGCAAAGTCACGAAAGAAAGCTTGGACGAACTTGGCGAGTGGCTTTACATCAAAATCAAGGAAATTGTAATTCCCGAGTGGACAGAGGCGTTCAGTCAGTTAACGCTTCAAGATTGTATCGATTACATTCACAACTTAACCATCAACAGAACTTACGACGGATTTCTTAGGGAAAAGTCCGTTGTGGAAGATAGTCTGGCTAAACGTTTCCCAAACGTGAAGTTTGAGGAAAGCGACCCCGAACTTGATCATGCTGGCGATATTGATTATCAACGAGATCAAAAAATTGGCTGA